AGGCCGCGTCGAAGAGGTCGAGGGAGTCCAGGAACCCGCCCCGGCGCACACCGCGCTCCGACGGGTCCGCCGCCGGCCCGGCGGCGTCCGCTCCGCCGAGTACCGACTCCCACCGGCCGGCGGGTACGTCGGTGACGGCGCTCTCCCCGTTCCGCAGGAGCTCCCAGAAGGCAGCCGGGTTCGAGGCCTTCGGCAGACGGCAGGACATGCCGACAACAGCGATGGCCTCGTTCGCGGGAATCCCGTCGTTCGTCGTCACGCCTGGCTGCCTCTTCGTCACTGAATCCCCCAACGGACTTACCCGACCACTTCTGCATTTCCGCCTACGCCAACGACCATACAGACGACGGGAATAGGCGCTGCAAATGTCCGGTAACTCGGATCGGGCAGGGGAGCTCGCTCATCGGCTGGTCATTCATGGGCGCTCGATTACTCCTCGCTGAACCCCTCGTGAGGCAGCCGGAGATAGCCTTCGAGCGCCAGTGGAATTAGCCGTGCACTTCACAGGGAAAGCGGGCATGAATTCGCCATGACGAGCCTTATCGACGACTTCGCTCTCACCGACGACGCGACCAGGCAGACCGAGCTCTACGTACGGGCGTTCAACTCGGGCGACCCTGATCTCGTCAACCTGCTCTACACCGAGACGGCGGTCTCCGCCTGGGAGGCGGACGCGCCGCTCACCGGCCAGGCCCGCAAGGACGCCCTCGCGGAGTTCCTCTCGCTCGGCCCGAAGATGACGGCCACGCTCCGCCACTCCTACGTGGCCGGCGACGCCGCGCTCCTGGTCGTGGACTGGCGGATCGACGTCACCGGCGCCGATGGCGTCGCGGAGGTTCACGAGGGCGTCGGCAACGACGTCCTGCGCCTCGGCGCGGACGGGAAGTGGCGCTTCGCCATCGACTACCCGAACGGCAGCTGACGCCTGACGGGACGGAGAAGGGGCCCTGCTTCCGGTCGACCGGAAGCAGGCCCCCTTCTCCGTCGTGGCGCCGGCGCCACGGTGGGTGTCAGACGCGCAGGCCGAGCGCGGCGGTGATCACGTCGCCGATCTCCTCGGTGTGGCCGTCGAGGTAGAAGTGGCCGCCGGGGAAGACCCGCAGATCGGTGTCCGCGGCGGTGAAACCGCTCCATGCCGCCGCCCGCTCGACGGGGGCCACGGGGTCCGTGTCGCCGACGAGGACGGTGATCGGGCAGTCCAGCGGCGGGCCCGGCTGCCAGGCGTACGCGCCGATGGCCCGGTAGTCGGCGCGGAGGGCCGGCAGGGCCATCTCCATCAACTCGGGGTCGTCGAGGACGCCCGCGCCCGTGCCCCCGAGCGTCCGGATGGCCGCGATCACGTCGGCGTCGCTGGTCATCCGGTCGGCGGCCTGGGGCCGGGGCTCCGGCGCGGCCCGCCCGGAGAGGAACAGCCGCAGGGGGCCGGGCGCCGACCGCGCGGCGAGCCTGCGCGCCGTCTCGTAGGCGACGACCGCCCCCATGCTGTGCCCGAAGAAGGCGTACGGCCGGCCGTCCGCCGGGTCCAGGGCGTCCGCGACGAGTTCGGCGAGCCGGGTGACGGACTCGACCGGCTGCTCACGATGCCGGTCCTGCCGCCCCGGGTACTGCACGGCCAGCACGTCGACGGCCGGGCTCAGGAGGCGGGAGAACGGCACGTAGGAGGTGGCCGCGCCGCCCGCGTGCGGGAAGCAGACCAGCCGGACCCCTCTCTCCGCGTCCCCCTGCGGCACCCCACCGAATCGCCGAAGCCATGTGACGTCCACTGCTGCCCCTCCTGTGCTTGCTCGGACTCCCGTTCGGATTCCCGTTCACGACTCTGCCGTACTCCCGCCGCTCCCGTACGCCGAACGGAGCGGCCGGCGGACGGTGCGGTCAGCGGACGGTGCCGTCCCAGCCGCCCCAGTCGCGCCGCCGCGCGAGCCCGGGCAGGTCGATGCGGCCCGTGCACCAGAGCAGGGTCTCGGTGGGGGCGTGCCCCGTCGGGGCGGTCGGGAAGAGCCGCTCGACGACGGGTGCGCAGAGGTCGTCCGTCGGCCGCCAGTCGAGGTCCAGCGCCGCGGCGACGTCGTACGTGTGGACGAGCATCTCGACGACGCCCATGGCGGCGAAGCCGGGGCCGTCCGAGTTGCCCCAGGGGTGGAAGGCACGGACCTGCGGGTCCGCCTCCCGCACGGCGGAGGCCAGGATGGTGGCGCAGACGCTGACGCCTTCGAGGCAGACCGGGATCGGCGCCTGCTCGTTGAAGCCGGCGAGCATGCCGGTGAAGCGGTCGGACGGCCGGGCGATGAGGAGCGCCGAATAGCCGATGAGACCGAGGGCGGTGTGGTCGAGGACTTCGCGACAGGACCAGTCGCTGTCCCGGGCTTTGACGGACCAGTCCTGATCGGCGGCCTTCTGCAGAATGTCGGTGCAGTCGGTGGCGGTGGTAACTACGCGGTCGGGCCAGGAGATTGACATGCGAGTCATGCTGCCACAGATATCCACGGCTCCCGGGGAATCAATGGGCGGTGAGGGCCGCCGCCGTCCACTGTCCGCGAATCGCGCGGTAATTGCCCGGTAATCGGGAATACCCGGGCACCCCGGTGACCACCTCGTGACCACGGTTTGATCGCCCGGGGAACGGCCCGCCGTACGCTCGACGCCGGAACGTGACGAACGAGTCGATCGAGCAGGGAGATGGAATCGTATGAACGCTGAACTCGAATCCGTACTGGAATCTGTCCGGAACATCGTGCCGACGCTCAGGGAGAACGGTATCGAGTCGGAGGACCGCGGCTGGATTCTCGACGAGAACATCGAACTCCTTGAAAAGGCCGGCGTCTTCCGCATCGCCGTCCCGAAGCGGTTCGGGGGCCTGGACTTCGACCTGGCCGACCAGTCCAAGGTCATCACCGAGGTGGCGCGCGGCTGCCCCTCGACGGGGTGGGTGACGTTCGTCTGGGCGACCAGCGCGTGGGCGGCCACGCTCTATCCCGACCGGGCGCAGGAGGAGCTCTTCACCGACGGCTCGGTCCGGGTCTCCAGCGCCTTCGCGCCGACCGGCCGGCTCACACCCGTCGAGGGCGGCTACCGGCTGACCGGCAGCTGGCGGTTCAACTCCGGCTGCCGGGGCGCCCAGTGGAACTTCGCCTCCGCAATGCTGGAGCACCCGGACGGTTCCCTCGAAGAGGTCATGGCGCTGCTGCCGATGTCCGACATGACGGTGGTCGACGACTGGAAGGTGTCGGCCGGCTCCGGCACGGGCAGCGCGACCTCCTCGGCCGATGACGTCTTCGTCCCCGGCTACCGGGTGGGGCGCTTCGAGGAGTTGCTGTTCAGCACGACCGGTGACCGCTCCAACGGCGGTGCGGACGGCCGCGAGTACGGGTTCGTGAGCGAGGTGATGGCCGCGGCCGCCGCGGTGTTCATCGGCATCGCCAAGGGCGCGTACGACCTCTTCGTCGAGCGTCTCCCGGGGCGCGGCATCACGTACACCTCGTGGACGGACCAGACCCGGCACCCGCTCACCCAGATCCAGGTGGCGACCGCCGCCAACAAGATCACGGCGGCGGAGGCGCTGGCCGGCGTATGGCTGGAGCTGATGCAGCGGCGGGCCGATGCCGGTGAGCAGCTGTCGCTGGAGGAGAAGGCCGTCGTGCGCGGCCAGACGGCCTTCGCGGCGCAGCTCGCGAAGGAGGCGGTCGAGGTGCTGTTCAACGCGAGTGGCGGCTCGGTGATCCAGCGCAGTGTCCCGCTGCAGCGCTTCCACCGCGACATCCAGGGTTTCTCCCTGCACGCGCTGGCTCAGCTGCACGGCAACCTGGAGGTGCAGGGCCGGGCGCTCCTGGGCCTCGACCAGGAGACCCCCTTCCTCTAGACGAGCGGGCGTGGCCCGGGGCCGGGGAGGCCCCGGGTCGGTGCGTGTCCATGCCGGTGATCCCGGCGGCCGTCCGGCCGCCGGGATCACCGGCATGAGGGGTTCGGGGCCTTGCGTTCAGCGGCCGGGGGTGGTGCCGGTCCGCTGGAACCGGCCTTCGAAGAAGAGGAGTCCGTCGCCGGCGGCGCCGTTGACCGCGCTGACCACCTCGCCGAGGAAGACGGAGTGGTCGCCGACCTCGTGCGCCTCGGTGACCTCGCACTCCAGCCACGCCAGGGCTCCGGAGAGCAGCGGGGCGCCGGTGCCCGGGCCGGGCAGCCAGTCGACGCCTTCGAACTGGGCGGGTCCGAGCGGCCGCTTCTTGTCGGCGAAATACCGTGTGGTCTCCTCCTGTTCGGCGCTCATGACGGAGACGCCGAAGCGTCCGGCGTCGGTGATCGCGGCGTGCATGACGGCGCTGCGGCCGATGCAGCAGAGCACGGTCGGCGGATCGAGCGAGACGGAGCTGAAGGCGTTGGCCGTCATGCCGTGGGGGTTCTCGCCGCCGACAGTGAGCACGACGACGCCGGTGGCGAAGCGGGACATCACCGCGCGCAGCGACGCGGGGGTCACCTCGGTGACGACGGGCCGTACGGGCGGCATCTCAGGCCCCCGCCGTGCGAGCCGGTGCGGAGGACCAGGCGCGGGCGCCCTCGCCGACCGGGATGCGGGCGAATATCAGCTCCAGGCAGTCGGCGGCGGAGAGCCGGCCGACCGATTCCCGGTCGTCCAGGCCTCGCCACCACCTGGCGATGTCCGGATCGGGAATCCCCGTAGCTACGGAAGAGAAACTCATGCCGCCTCTTTCGGAATTCGGATGTGGGAGCACCAGGACAACGTATCCGACGGCATTCTGACGCTCGTTCATTCTCAAGTAACGTGTGGCACAGGGGTGTTCATGCCTCGCCCCAACCGGCCGGTGACCACGTCGTGACCCGTGACGGCGCCGTTCCGCCGCCTCGTGGGTAGGGTCCCCGGTATCCAAGAAGAGGGGGCGTCATGAACTCCGTATCCGATGAACCCGGAATCTCCGAGCCTTATCTGCTCGGTTTCCTCACTTCCGTCGGGCTCGATGTCGAATACACGCGGGCCGAGGGGAATACGCTGTTCTACCGCGGCGACGACGGGGAGGAGATCCCGGTCCTGGACGCCGCGGGCGGCTACGGCTCGCTGATCTTCGGTCACCACCATCCCGAGATCGTCGCGCGGGCGAGGCGTCTCCTCGACGAGGGAGTCCCGGTCAACGCCCAGTTCTCGCGCAACTCGTGCGCCCAGGAGGTCGCCGCCCTGCTCAGCGGCATCGTCCGCCGGGAGACGGGAGCCGGCGAGGAGTACGCGGCGATCTTCGCCAACAGCGGCGCCGAGGCGATCGAGGCGGCCGTCAAGCACGCGGAGCTGGACCGGGTGCTGCGGGCGGGGGCTCTCGTCGCCGAGGTGGCGGAGCACGCTGCCGCCGCGCGGGCGGCGGTCGAGGCCGGCGAGGCGGTTCTGCCGGACGGGGAGCACCAGGACTTCGCGGCCCTGGCGGAGGAGGTCTCCCGTGCGAACGCGCAGGTCATGTCGCGGCCTCCGGTGTTCCTGACCCTGGAAGGTTCCTTCCACGGGAAGCTGGTCGGCAGTGTCCAGCTGACGCACAACGCGGCCTACCGGACTCCGTTCACCGCGCTGGCGAACCGGGCGAGGTTCGTCCCGCTCGACCGCCCCGACGCGCTCGGGGGGATCATCGCCGAGGAAAGCGCCGCGCTCCGCGACCTCGTGGTGCGCGACGGCGTGGTCGCCGTCGTCGAGCGGCCCTTCCCGCTCGTGGCGGCGTTCCTGCTGGAGCCGATCCAGGGCGAGGGCGGCATCGTCCCGCTGACGCGGGAGTTCGCGAGCGCCGTCCGCCGGGAGTGCGACGCCGCCGGCATCCCGGTGGTGATCGACGAGATCCAGAGCGGGATGGGGCGCACGGGCGCGTTCCTCGCGAGTTCGCTGATCGGCCTGCGCGGCGACTACTACGTGCTGGCCAAGAGTCTGGGCGGTGGCCTGGCGAAGACGTCAGTGATGCTCGTACGGAGCGGCCGTTACCGCGACGAGTTCGAGCTCGTCCACAGCTCGACCTTCGCGAAGGACGGCTTCTCCACCCCGATCGCGCTGAAGGTCCTGGAGATGCTGGAGGCGGACGACGGCCTCGCCTACCGGCTCGCGAGGGAGCGGGGCGCCCGGCTCGCCGAGGCCCTGGAAGGGGTCCGCGCCGACTTCCCGGACGTCGTGAAGGAGGTCCGCGGGAAGGGGCTGATGCTGGGCCTGGAGTTCCACGACCAGTCGGAGTCGTCCTCCGCGGTGGTGCGGGACGGGGCCAGGTCCGGCCTGCTGGGGTACACCCTGTCCGGCTATCTGCTGCGGGAGCACCGGGTGCGGACGTTCCCCACGGCGAGCGCCGGGAACACGCTGCGGTTCGCGCCGTCGGTGCATCTCACGGACGCGGAGATCGAGCGGCTCGCGGAGGCTTTGCGCGCGGTGGCCTCCGTGCTGCGCGACGAGGACGAGAAGCGCCTCACCGGTGGAGGGGTGTGAGGGGCGCGGATCCGCGTGACCGGTGTGGCCCGTCCCGTCCGGGACGGGCCACACCGTCGTCGACTGTGGAGGGTCTGCTCCGCAGCCGGTCTCGCCTCGACCGGTCTCGCCTCGTCCGGTCTCGCCTCGGCCGGTCTCGCCTCGTCCGGTCTCTCCGCGGTCTGTCTAGCCGTACTGGCGCTCGCTCTGGACGCGCTGGACCTGTTCCTGCGCGCCGGCCCCGTGACCACCGGTCCCATGGCCAACGGTCCCGGGACCGACGACCCCATGGCCGCCGGCCCCACCGCCGCCCTTTCCGGCGTGGCGGAATTCGGCGAGGCGCAGCACCGACCGGGCGGCGCGGACACCGGGACTCCGGCCCCCGCCCGTCGTGATCGCGCCCGCTGTCCCGCCCGCCGCCTCCTGCGCGTCTCCGGGGGCCGCCGCCGACAGCAGCTCCTGGAGTCGCTGTTCGGCGGCGTCCGAGAGCGGTTCGAGGGTGAGGGTGGTCGCCTGACGGCTGCCGCTGCCCCAGTCGGGGCGGCGCTCCAGGAGTTCGGGGCGGGCGGCCGCGATCACCACGAGGGGTACGGCGCCGACCCTCTCCGGGAGCTGTTCGACGCAGTCGAGCAGCCGGTCGTCGCCCCGGTGGAGGTCGTCGACGACGATCACGAGGGGCCGTTCCTCGGCGGCGAGGCCCACGAACTCGTACCAGGCGTTGAGGAGTTCGGAGACCATCGGCTGACGGATCTCCGAGCCCTCGGGGTCGACGAGCGGGCTGAGGTACGGCAGCAGCCGGCCGGCCGTCTCCTCGCACTGCACCAGCTGATGGAGTGTGCTGGCCAGTTTGGCCCGCGCCTGCTTCCCCGAGTCGCCCTGCTGGATCCCACAGCACGACGCCAGTATCGCGATCTGCGCGGAGAGCGGGTGGCTGCCGTAGAGGAGGGTGGCCCTCGTCGCCAGGAACAGGGGCGCGTGCGGGCGGCCGGTGATGCGGTGCTCCAGCTCGACGATGAACCGGGTCTTCCCGACGCCACCCTGGCCGAGGAGGGTCACCAGGTGCGGGTTGCCACGGTGCCGGGCCAGCTCCAGCAGTCCGCGCAGCACTTCGAGTTCGATCTCGCGGTCGACGATCGGCACGCCGTGGTGGTCGGTCGGCTCCTCGCTGCCGGACCGGACCCGCCAGCCACTCGACGGATCCTCCGCCGGTTCGTAGGCGATCACGGACTCGGTCTCCCGGAACGTGCTGTCGCTCACCCTGACCTCGCCCTGGGGAACGACCGCGAGCAGCCGGTGACATTCGTCCATCAGTGAGCCGACGGCCGAGGGCGGTGTCTGCTCGTCGCCCGGGAGGTAGCGCACCAGCGCCTCCCCGACCTCGACGGCCGCCTTGACGGCGAGCCGCTCGGTGGGGGCGAGCCGGTCGCGGATGGCGAGGGCGGCGCGGACCGCGCGTTCGGCGTCGTCCGCACGGCCGTGGTGCACGCCGAACAGCGCCAGCGAGAACGGGCCGACGGAACCGGCGATGTTCCCGCCGTGGCGTTCGATCTCCTCCTTGACCGCGGCCGCCGTCCCCTGGAGCAGCCGGTCGGCCTCGATGCCCATCTCGGAGGCGTGGGCGTGGAGTTCGGTCCTGAGGAGGACGACGCCCACCTTGCGGTGCTCGGAGACCACGGTCTGCCGGGCCCCGGACGGGTTCGCCTCCGCGGGGCCCGCCGCCGCCCCGTCGGCCGGGGTGGCCGACGGGGTCTGCGCGGCCGGCGTGCCCGAGCCGGCCCGGTACGCGGGGGCTCCGGTGGCGCCCCGCAGGGCGACCGCGTGCTCGGTCGCAGCGACCTGGGTGAACTCGTACGAGGTGGCCGGGCCCTGCAAGGTGAGGGCGGGGTCGTGGGTGAGGATGGCCTGCTGGAGGGTGCGGAGTTCGTGACCGGGTTCCAGGCCCAGGTTCTCGACGAGGGCGGAGCGGATCCGGCCGTACACGTTGAGCGCGTCGGCCTGTCGTCCGCAGCGGTAGAGCGCCAGCATGAGCTGGCTGCATGCCCGTTCACGGAGGGGCTCCCTCTCGACGAGCGTCTCGAGCTCGCCGAGGACGGAGTGGTGGCGCCCGAGGGCGAGTTGCGCCTCGAAGTAGTCCTCCATGGCGTCGGTACGCGCGCCCTGGACGGCCGACAGCTCGGGCCAGGAGATCCCGGTCTCCACCAGGTCCGTCAGCGCGGGTCCGCGCCAGAGGTCGAGCGCCTCCTTCAGGAGGCGTGCCGCGGACTCGGTCCGGCCGGCTTCCAGTTCCGCCCGCCCCTGGATCGCGCGCCGCTCGAAGCGGAAGAGGTCCACCTGCTCCGGTTCGACGCGCAGCATGTATCCGGGTGCCTGGGTGAGCAGGGCGGGGGGCTGCGTGCTCCGGCTGCCGGACCCGCCCTGCGCGCCGTTGTGGAGCACGCCCCGGAGTCCCCAGACCGCGTTCTGCAGGATCTTCCGCGCCGAGCTCGGGGCGTCGTCCGCGGACCATACGGCGTTGAGCAACTGACTGGTGGCGACGACCTTATTGGCCTTCAGCAGGAGGAACCCCAGGGTCGCCCGCTGACGGGAACCTCCTAGCGAGACGGTCCCGCCGCCCTCGGAAACGACCTCCAACGGCCCCAACATATGAATGTGCATGTGTCCCCCTGGACTGCGCAAGATCCGACGAATGCCCCAATGGCCCCACTCACGTCCCCGTGTCGGCGTCTCGACCGAATCGCTCTCTTCTGCCGGCGTGTCGCCATGCTCCCCCGCATTCGGACATCATTCGCTCTTGGCTGGATTTAACTGTTTCCCGGCCTGAAATATTCAGCCTCCTGGAGAGTGGTCAGAAATCCAGGACATATCCGGCTGCACATTTCACCGCCGATTGCCATGATTTCACATCGACCGAACGTTCCCGCAGGAGTGGCGCGCCGGACCGACGGTGTCGATGGTCACGCGCCACCAGGTCCCACCTCGTTCGCCGCCCTGGCCGGAGCCTTCGGCATCCCGGTGCTCCCCCACCGTCGTCGAAGATCCCCACCGTTCGGGAACCGGCGGGAAACCGTCCCCTCTCCGCCGGCTCATCCGCCGCCTATTACCGGCCCGTGAGCAGGCATTGGGCAAGGAGCGGCGGGACCTCGGCTACTTTCGCACCGGCACGGAATTCGGCTCATTACCTTCGCTCGGCCGTCCGGGGATCACGCAATCCGGAACGGGCATCGCGCACGCACGCCGAACATCGCAGAACGTCGCAGAAACATCGAGGAGACATCGTGAACACCGACAGGACGCCGCCGCGCTCCGGCGCTCATCGCCCGGTGGGCCGCCGTACCGCACTCAAGGCCACGGGTCTGGCGGCGGTCGCTGCCTCGGCCGGCTCGCTGGCCTTCGGCGGCACGGCGCACGCCGGCCCCGCCCAGGTCACCGAGGACGCCCGGAGGGACTTCGACGTCATCGTCGTCGGCGCGGGATTCGCCGGTGCGGCCGCCGCCCGGGAACTCCGGTCGCGCGGCCTCCAGGTCCTGGTCCTCGAAGCCCGCAACCGCGTGGGCGGACGGGTGTGGACCGACAGCTACCTCGGCCGGAAGATCGAGCTCGGCGGGCAGTGGATCCACCCGGCGCAGACGTTCGCCATGGAGGAGCTGAACCGGTACCGCATCCCGCTGGTCACCGAGATCCAGCCGGAGGTGGCGATCTACCCCACCGCAAGCGGTCCGACCACCTTCGCGCCCGGCGAGGTGTTCGGGCGCCTCGGCGAGATGCTGACGCAGCTCTTCGAGGGCTCGCGGCAGTACTTCGAGCGGCCGCGCGACCCGCTGTTCCGCGCCGACCTGCTGCGTGCCGTCGACCCGCTCTCCCTGCACGACCGCATAGCCCAGCTCAACCTCCCGGCGCAGGACGCGGGTTGGCTGAGCTCGCAGGTCGCGGGGTTCGCCGGCGGCTCCAGCGGGGACGGCGCCCTCACCTCGCTCGCCCAGTGGTGGGCGCACACCGGCTGGAACGCGGACGGCTGGTTCTCCCTGATGTCGCAGCGCGTCGGCCTGGGCGGCATGAGCGGGCTCGTCCGCGCGATGCTGTACGAGCAGCCGCTGACCATCCGCCTCAACACCCCGGTCACCGCCGTCGCGGACACCGGCAGCGGCGTCTCGGTCGTCACGGCCAACCGCGGGACCTTCCGCGCCTCGCACGTCGTCGTGGCGGTGCCCACCAATGTGTGGAAGGACATCACCTTCGCGCCGGGGCTGCCCAAGGTGCACGCCGACGCGGCGACCGAGGGCATCGGCGTGCGCCGCACGGTCAAGCTGTGGATGCACGTCAAGGGCGTCACCCCGCTCAGCCTCTGCCAGGGGTACGAGGGCCAGCGCATCGAGAGCCTGTTCCCGACCGCCAAACTGACCGACGGCCACCTCGTGATCGGTTTCGCCTTCGACCCGACCTTCGACCCGACGAACCTCGCGCAGGTGCAGGCCGCCGT
The sequence above is a segment of the Streptomyces sp. NBC_01255 genome. Coding sequences within it:
- a CDS encoding maleylpyruvate isomerase N-terminal domain-containing protein → MSISWPDRVVTTATDCTDILQKAADQDWSVKARDSDWSCREVLDHTALGLIGYSALLIARPSDRFTGMLAGFNEQAPIPVCLEGVSVCATILASAVREADPQVRAFHPWGNSDGPGFAAMGVVEMLVHTYDVAAALDLDWRPTDDLCAPVVERLFPTAPTGHAPTETLLWCTGRIDLPGLARRRDWGGWDGTVR
- a CDS encoding BTAD domain-containing putative transcriptional regulator; protein product: MEVVSEGGGTVSLGGSRQRATLGFLLLKANKVVATSQLLNAVWSADDAPSSARKILQNAVWGLRGVLHNGAQGGSGSRSTQPPALLTQAPGYMLRVEPEQVDLFRFERRAIQGRAELEAGRTESAARLLKEALDLWRGPALTDLVETGISWPELSAVQGARTDAMEDYFEAQLALGRHHSVLGELETLVEREPLRERACSQLMLALYRCGRQADALNVYGRIRSALVENLGLEPGHELRTLQQAILTHDPALTLQGPATSYEFTQVAATEHAVALRGATGAPAYRAGSGTPAAQTPSATPADGAAAGPAEANPSGARQTVVSEHRKVGVVLLRTELHAHASEMGIEADRLLQGTAAAVKEEIERHGGNIAGSVGPFSLALFGVHHGRADDAERAVRAALAIRDRLAPTERLAVKAAVEVGEALVRYLPGDEQTPPSAVGSLMDECHRLLAVVPQGEVRVSDSTFRETESVIAYEPAEDPSSGWRVRSGSEEPTDHHGVPIVDREIELEVLRGLLELARHRGNPHLVTLLGQGGVGKTRFIVELEHRITGRPHAPLFLATRATLLYGSHPLSAQIAILASCCGIQQGDSGKQARAKLASTLHQLVQCEETAGRLLPYLSPLVDPEGSEIRQPMVSELLNAWYEFVGLAAEERPLVIVVDDLHRGDDRLLDCVEQLPERVGAVPLVVIAAARPELLERRPDWGSGSRQATTLTLEPLSDAAEQRLQELLSAAAPGDAQEAAGGTAGAITTGGGRSPGVRAARSVLRLAEFRHAGKGGGGAGGHGVVGPGTVGHGTGGHGAGAQEQVQRVQSERQYG
- a CDS encoding aspartate aminotransferase family protein, whose translation is MNSVSDEPGISEPYLLGFLTSVGLDVEYTRAEGNTLFYRGDDGEEIPVLDAAGGYGSLIFGHHHPEIVARARRLLDEGVPVNAQFSRNSCAQEVAALLSGIVRRETGAGEEYAAIFANSGAEAIEAAVKHAELDRVLRAGALVAEVAEHAAAARAAVEAGEAVLPDGEHQDFAALAEEVSRANAQVMSRPPVFLTLEGSFHGKLVGSVQLTHNAAYRTPFTALANRARFVPLDRPDALGGIIAEESAALRDLVVRDGVVAVVERPFPLVAAFLLEPIQGEGGIVPLTREFASAVRRECDAAGIPVVIDEIQSGMGRTGAFLASSLIGLRGDYYVLAKSLGGGLAKTSVMLVRSGRYRDEFELVHSSTFAKDGFSTPIALKVLEMLEADDGLAYRLARERGARLAEALEGVRADFPDVVKEVRGKGLMLGLEFHDQSESSSAVVRDGARSGLLGYTLSGYLLREHRVRTFPTASAGNTLRFAPSVHLTDAEIERLAEALRAVASVLRDEDEKRLTGGGV
- a CDS encoding thioesterase II family protein; its protein translation is MDVTWLRRFGGVPQGDAERGVRLVCFPHAGGAATSYVPFSRLLSPAVDVLAVQYPGRQDRHREQPVESVTRLAELVADALDPADGRPYAFFGHSMGAVVAYETARRLAARSAPGPLRLFLSGRAAPEPRPQAADRMTSDADVIAAIRTLGGTGAGVLDDPELMEMALPALRADYRAIGAYAWQPGPPLDCPITVLVGDTDPVAPVERAAAWSGFTAADTDLRVFPGGHFYLDGHTEEIGDVITAALGLRV
- a CDS encoding flavin reductase family protein translates to MPPVRPVVTEVTPASLRAVMSRFATGVVVLTVGGENPHGMTANAFSSVSLDPPTVLCCIGRSAVMHAAITDAGRFGVSVMSAEQEETTRYFADKKRPLGPAQFEGVDWLPGPGTGAPLLSGALAWLECEVTEAHEVGDHSVFLGEVVSAVNGAAGDGLLFFEGRFQRTGTTPGR
- a CDS encoding acyl-CoA dehydrogenase family protein; the encoded protein is MNAELESVLESVRNIVPTLRENGIESEDRGWILDENIELLEKAGVFRIAVPKRFGGLDFDLADQSKVITEVARGCPSTGWVTFVWATSAWAATLYPDRAQEELFTDGSVRVSSAFAPTGRLTPVEGGYRLTGSWRFNSGCRGAQWNFASAMLEHPDGSLEEVMALLPMSDMTVVDDWKVSAGSGTGSATSSADDVFVPGYRVGRFEELLFSTTGDRSNGGADGREYGFVSEVMAAAAAVFIGIAKGAYDLFVERLPGRGITYTSWTDQTRHPLTQIQVATAANKITAAEALAGVWLELMQRRADAGEQLSLEEKAVVRGQTAFAAQLAKEAVEVLFNASGGSVIQRSVPLQRFHRDIQGFSLHALAQLHGNLEVQGRALLGLDQETPFL
- a CDS encoding YybH family protein, which codes for MTSLIDDFALTDDATRQTELYVRAFNSGDPDLVNLLYTETAVSAWEADAPLTGQARKDALAEFLSLGPKMTATLRHSYVAGDAALLVVDWRIDVTGADGVAEVHEGVGNDVLRLGADGKWRFAIDYPNGS
- a CDS encoding flavin monoamine oxidase family protein; the encoded protein is MNTDRTPPRSGAHRPVGRRTALKATGLAAVAASAGSLAFGGTAHAGPAQVTEDARRDFDVIVVGAGFAGAAAARELRSRGLQVLVLEARNRVGGRVWTDSYLGRKIELGGQWIHPAQTFAMEELNRYRIPLVTEIQPEVAIYPTASGPTTFAPGEVFGRLGEMLTQLFEGSRQYFERPRDPLFRADLLRAVDPLSLHDRIAQLNLPAQDAGWLSSQVAGFAGGSSGDGALTSLAQWWAHTGWNADGWFSLMSQRVGLGGMSGLVRAMLYEQPLTIRLNTPVTAVADTGSGVSVVTANRGTFRASHVVVAVPTNVWKDITFAPGLPKVHADAATEGIGVRRTVKLWMHVKGVTPLSLCQGYEGQRIESLFPTAKLTDGHLVIGFAFDPTFDPTNLAQVQAAVREYLPTAQVASVRSHDWGADTYARGAQALRRPGQLLRQLPDIQRPYGRIAFAGGDLASVWNGFVDGAIESGRAAAEVVAPRALASRLVRA